From Sediminibacterium sp. TEGAF015, a single genomic window includes:
- a CDS encoding YceI family protein, translating to MKKILIIALLITAISANINAQTLLSTKAGVAKFNATGELVKIEAVNNQVDCKMLPTNGQIIFTLLIKGFRFENQLMEDHFNENYLESTQFPKASFKGFVTNIATVNFNADGAYKVEAEGTLNIHGVDQKIKVPGTITVKSGKASLKSDFKVKLSDYKIAGSYIGEKIASEANVQVNCNF from the coding sequence ATGAAAAAAATCCTAATTATTGCATTATTGATTACAGCTATTTCAGCTAATATAAATGCACAGACTTTATTGTCAACCAAGGCGGGTGTTGCCAAGTTTAATGCAACAGGGGAACTTGTTAAAATAGAAGCAGTAAACAATCAGGTTGACTGTAAAATGTTACCAACCAACGGGCAGATCATTTTTACTCTTTTGATTAAGGGGTTTCGTTTCGAGAATCAGTTAATGGAAGACCATTTTAATGAAAACTATTTGGAAAGCACGCAATTCCCCAAAGCATCATTTAAAGGTTTTGTTACCAATATTGCCACTGTTAACTTTAATGCAGACGGTGCTTATAAAGTGGAAGCAGAAGGAACGCTGAACATTCATGGTGTAGACCAGAAAATTAAAGTACCTGGTACTATTACAGTAAAAAGCGGCAAAGCCAGTTTGAAAAGTGATTTTAAAGTTAAGCTGTCAGATTATAAAATTGCCGGCTCTTATATAGGTGAAAAAATTGCGTCGGAAGCAAACGTGCAGGTTAATTGTAATTTTTAA
- a CDS encoding cytochrome c family protein: MKKIIISSLLIGFFFMACKHEFLNSAINPTEILVTGGPAGSGTTVSDTVCFQNDILPLYVSYCASAGCHNATTHAEGVQTTDYNTIMRGIKPKDAPNSKYYKIITKGEMPPRGYPALSSAQISLIKKWIDQGALNTNCVNSCDTTKFTYGTAIQTILANNCNGCHGVAPGSGNVYLGTYAATQSYINANKQLFLDAINHAPTLPASQRMPVGAPMAACKITQMTKWIKAGMPQ; encoded by the coding sequence ATGAAAAAGATTATTATATCAAGTTTGCTGATAGGGTTCTTTTTTATGGCCTGTAAGCATGAATTTCTGAATTCGGCTATCAATCCGACTGAAATACTAGTAACTGGTGGACCTGCAGGTTCTGGAACCACCGTGTCTGATACAGTTTGTTTTCAGAATGATATTTTACCCCTTTATGTGAGTTATTGTGCCAGTGCTGGTTGTCACAATGCAACAACTCATGCGGAAGGCGTACAAACTACAGATTATAATACTATCATGCGAGGCATTAAGCCTAAAGATGCCCCCAACAGTAAATACTATAAAATAATTACCAAAGGTGAAATGCCTCCAAGAGGGTATCCTGCATTAAGCAGTGCGCAAATTAGTTTGATTAAAAAATGGATTGATCAGGGCGCTTTAAATACCAATTGTGTGAACAGTTGCGACACCACGAAGTTTACTTATGGAACAGCCATTCAAACTATACTGGCGAATAACTGTAATGGATGTCATGGAGTTGCTCCTGGTTCGGGCAATGTATACTTGGGAACCTATGCGGCTACGCAGTCTTACATAAATGCCAACAAGCAATTATTCCTGGATGCTATTAACCATGCGCCTACATTACCAGCCAGTCAGCGTATGCCAGTAGGAGCTCCTATGGCCGCTTGTAAAATTACCCAGATGACCAAATGGATTAAAGCGGGGATGCCTCAGTAA
- a CDS encoding OB-fold putative lipoprotein, producing MKKVLIFLGLVLLIAASVGYYVFIYSATHRRDISEEKAISITAVALVANYNQNENESNQKYLNKALIVEGMIKEVGQDQAGNTTVTLDGANDFSSVYCTLKEKHDSIEKGNKISIKGLCIGFTSDVVITDAIVKLNN from the coding sequence ATGAAAAAAGTTCTAATCTTTCTGGGATTGGTTTTGCTGATAGCAGCTTCTGTTGGGTACTATGTGTTTATATATTCTGCGACTCATCGTAGAGATATATCCGAAGAAAAAGCAATCTCAATTACTGCAGTTGCTTTGGTTGCTAATTACAATCAAAATGAAAACGAATCCAATCAAAAATACCTGAATAAGGCGCTGATAGTGGAAGGAATGATAAAAGAAGTTGGACAGGATCAGGCTGGAAATACAACTGTCACTCTTGATGGGGCCAATGATTTTTCAAGTGTGTATTGCACATTAAAAGAAAAGCATGATTCCATTGAAAAGGGAAATAAAATTTCAATTAAAGGACTTTGTATCGGCTTTACAAGCGATGTAGTTATTACAGATGCAATTGTTAAACTAAACAATTAA
- a CDS encoding DUF5777 family beta-barrel protein, whose amino-acid sequence MKFIRSTFVGLFLLVFSSNYLAAQEVDLFKLQEQEEKEKDKNATDITTAIFKTTRIVNGHSIENIGAGLLDVKINHRFGRVNTGGYNLFGLDQATMRMGLDYGINSRLMVGIGRSTYLKQYDGFVKYRILRQSTGKVNMPISVSYVGGVIFKTLNDASTGSGFYYTDRFSYFNQILIAKKFNDYFSFQLTPTMVHYNNVPLATDPNDLYSLGVGTRIRVSKRVNLTGEYYYQFQKFNGFYNSLSVGVDIETGGHVFQLHFSNSTGMTERTFIHETNGQWGKGDIHFGFNIARIFTIKKPKGI is encoded by the coding sequence ATGAAATTCATTCGTTCCACATTTGTCGGTTTGTTTTTGTTGGTATTTTCTTCTAACTACTTAGCGGCACAGGAGGTTGATTTATTTAAGCTGCAAGAACAGGAAGAAAAAGAGAAGGATAAGAATGCCACTGATATAACCACTGCCATTTTTAAAACAACCCGTATCGTAAATGGTCATTCTATTGAAAATATTGGGGCTGGCTTGTTGGATGTAAAAATCAATCACCGTTTTGGGAGGGTTAATACGGGCGGCTATAATTTATTTGGATTAGACCAGGCAACCATGCGAATGGGTTTAGATTATGGCATAAACAGTAGATTGATGGTTGGAATTGGCAGAAGTACGTATTTAAAACAATACGATGGGTTTGTAAAATACCGGATTCTTAGACAGAGTACGGGTAAGGTAAATATGCCTATTTCTGTAAGTTATGTAGGTGGTGTAATCTTTAAGACATTGAATGATGCCAGCACTGGTTCGGGATTTTACTATACAGACAGATTCAGCTATTTCAATCAAATTTTAATAGCAAAAAAATTCAACGATTATTTTTCATTTCAATTAACACCAACCATGGTGCATTATAACAATGTACCACTGGCTACAGATCCTAATGATTTATATTCACTGGGTGTTGGAACAAGAATCCGTGTAAGCAAGCGGGTAAATCTTACGGGCGAATACTATTATCAGTTTCAAAAATTCAACGGATTCTATAATAGCCTTTCTGTAGGTGTTGATATTGAAACAGGAGGACACGTGTTTCAATTGCATTTCTCCAATTCAACTGGCATGACCGAAAGAACGTTTATTCATGAGACTAATGGACAGTGGGGTAAAGGGGATATACATTTTGGATTCAATATCGCCAGAATTTTCACCATAAAAAAACCTAAGGGGATTTAA
- the paaZ gene encoding phenylacetic acid degradation bifunctional protein PaaZ yields the protein MYTVENYIAGNWIKGDGDGQLLFNAVTGDPIARATSKGLDFAAALHYARSKGNPALRKMSFHERGLMLRSLAIYLREHLDELYNISYQTGATKADSWVDIEGGIGNLFSYASLRRKLPDTPYCLDGEHHPLGKANTFMGHHLLIPKEGVAIHINAFNFPVWGMLEKIAVNLLAGVPAIVKPATVTSYLTEAVVKKIIASGILPDGALQLICGSAGDLLDHVQSQDVVTFTGSAHTGLLLKSHPTILAENVPFTMEADSLNCIVLGEDVEPGMPEWDIFIKEVRREITTKSGQRCTAVRRIFVPENKIEAVQQSLTAALAQNVIGNPLNPSVRMGALAGEAQRKEVKAQVEKLLTSSSILYGSLNSVDVVDADPVKGAFISPLLLFNDNPFGNTVVHEVEAFGPVATLMPYKKTEDAIALSKLGKGSLVSSIVTADTRIATDYVVGAGTYHGRILVLNQQCAKESTGHGSPLPLLVHGGPGRAGGGEEMGGLRGVKHYMQRVAIQGSPDMITAISKVYQPGAKGNTNTIHPFKKYYEDLKIGDQLITEKRLITAEDINAFADLSGDHFYAHLEGTDFNGTMFERQVAHGYLLMSMAAGLFVDSYEKNPVLLNYGIDELRFTKPVYPGSEMHIRFTCKEKIRQEKKEITDIDKGIVKWLVEMIDETGELTGIATILTMVARKPVK from the coding sequence ATGTATACAGTTGAAAACTACATTGCAGGGAATTGGATTAAGGGGGATGGAGACGGACAATTATTGTTCAATGCCGTAACCGGGGATCCCATCGCCAGAGCTACAAGTAAGGGATTGGATTTTGCAGCGGCGCTTCATTATGCCAGAAGCAAGGGTAATCCGGCACTGAGAAAAATGAGTTTTCACGAAAGAGGGTTGATGCTTAGGTCTTTGGCTATTTACTTAAGAGAGCATTTAGATGAACTTTATAACATCAGTTACCAGACGGGTGCTACCAAGGCAGACAGTTGGGTGGATATTGAAGGGGGGATTGGGAACCTGTTTTCCTATGCTTCCTTAAGAAGAAAACTTCCAGACACGCCGTATTGCTTAGATGGGGAACATCACCCGTTAGGAAAGGCCAATACATTTATGGGCCATCACTTATTAATTCCGAAAGAAGGGGTTGCCATACATATCAATGCATTTAATTTCCCTGTTTGGGGCATGTTGGAAAAAATTGCAGTGAACCTGCTGGCAGGGGTTCCGGCCATTGTAAAACCCGCCACTGTTACTTCATATTTAACGGAAGCAGTAGTTAAAAAAATAATTGCTTCTGGTATTTTGCCCGATGGAGCACTGCAGCTGATTTGTGGCAGTGCCGGAGATTTGCTGGATCATGTTCAATCGCAGGATGTGGTTACGTTCACCGGTTCAGCACATACAGGTCTCTTATTGAAATCACATCCAACAATTTTGGCAGAGAATGTTCCCTTTACCATGGAAGCAGATTCACTTAACTGCATTGTATTGGGAGAAGACGTTGAGCCTGGCATGCCCGAATGGGATATTTTTATCAAAGAAGTAAGAAGAGAAATCACCACCAAGTCTGGACAAAGATGTACCGCTGTAAGGAGAATCTTTGTACCAGAAAATAAAATAGAAGCGGTTCAGCAATCATTAACGGCTGCATTGGCTCAAAATGTAATTGGCAACCCTTTGAATCCTTCTGTAAGAATGGGTGCTTTGGCAGGTGAAGCACAGAGAAAAGAAGTAAAAGCGCAGGTAGAGAAATTATTAACCAGCTCCAGTATCTTATATGGTTCACTGAATTCGGTAGACGTGGTAGATGCCGATCCGGTAAAAGGAGCTTTTATTAGTCCACTATTATTATTCAATGATAACCCCTTCGGGAATACAGTTGTACATGAAGTAGAAGCATTTGGACCAGTAGCTACTTTAATGCCCTATAAAAAAACAGAAGACGCTATCGCCCTATCTAAGTTGGGCAAAGGGTCATTGGTAAGTAGTATTGTAACAGCAGATACTCGCATTGCCACCGACTATGTTGTGGGTGCAGGTACCTATCATGGAAGAATTTTGGTGTTGAATCAACAATGTGCTAAAGAAAGTACCGGTCATGGATCACCCTTGCCATTATTAGTACATGGTGGACCAGGAAGAGCCGGAGGCGGAGAAGAAATGGGTGGATTAAGAGGGGTTAAGCATTATATGCAGCGTGTGGCCATTCAGGGTTCGCCGGATATGATTACTGCTATCAGCAAAGTATATCAGCCTGGTGCAAAAGGAAATACCAATACCATACACCCTTTTAAAAAATATTATGAAGATCTAAAAATCGGGGATCAGTTGATTACAGAGAAAAGATTGATCACTGCAGAAGACATCAATGCTTTTGCTGATTTAAGTGGGGATCATTTTTATGCGCATTTAGAGGGAACTGATTTTAATGGCACTATGTTTGAGAGACAAGTAGCACACGGTTATTTGTTAATGAGTATGGCTGCAGGATTGTTTGTGGATAGTTATGAAAAAAATCCGGTGCTACTCAATTACGGCATTGACGAATTAAGATTCACTAAGCCAGTATATCCCGGAAGTGAAATGCATATTCGTTTTACTTGTAAAGAAAAAATTAGGCAAGAGAAAAAAGAAATAACCGATATTGATAAAGGAATTGTAAAGTGGCTGGTTGAAATGATTGACGAAACAGGGGAACTTACCGGAATCGCAACCATTTTAACGATGGTAGCCAGGAAACCCGTAAAATAA
- the msrB gene encoding peptide-methionine (R)-S-oxide reductase MsrB gives MKWSAFILLGLFSLTACNAQNNSTDKVVKDTMTKKENPYYAKGEKGKLAVKDSEWKKILSPEVYYIAREKGTERPWTSKFENFKETGTYYCAVCGNGLFKSDTKFDSGCGWPSFYEPISKGSIIYLPDNTHGMQRTEVQCGRCKSHLGHVFEDGPPPTGLRYCINGVVLDFEKAAEAEKKYNEKKG, from the coding sequence ATGAAGTGGTCAGCATTCATTTTATTGGGATTGTTTAGCCTAACCGCCTGCAATGCTCAAAACAATTCAACCGATAAAGTTGTTAAAGATACTATGACAAAGAAAGAGAACCCTTATTACGCAAAAGGTGAAAAAGGCAAACTGGCTGTAAAAGACAGCGAGTGGAAAAAAATCCTTTCTCCGGAAGTCTATTACATTGCCAGAGAAAAGGGAACAGAGCGTCCCTGGACAAGCAAATTCGAAAATTTCAAAGAAACGGGAACGTATTACTGTGCAGTTTGTGGAAACGGATTGTTCAAAAGCGACACCAAATTTGATAGTGGGTGTGGCTGGCCAAGCTTTTATGAGCCAATTTCGAAGGGATCAATCATCTATTTACCGGATAATACACATGGCATGCAGCGAACTGAAGTTCAATGTGGTCGTTGTAAATCGCACCTGGGTCATGTTTTTGAAGATGGTCCTCCCCCAACTGGTCTTCGTTATTGCATAAATGGAGTAGTGCTTGATTTTGAAAAAGCTGCTGAAGCTGAGAAAAAATACAATGAGAAAAAAGGATAG
- a CDS encoding porin family protein yields MDKFYSNSFDNSVKSAFEKADNELKSSGNWDAMHQVLDREMPVDKKKRRFFFWFVIVGLLVGTVFGYQNWETNKEDKKAAIKVEEKSIQVENNTLRSIETQTSESNLGSSETNHSGKISGSNEKPNSIVTEKLNHLKNGIHKTISNNKQSVDTLYILEKENTVTNNDKNVANKENDTLVTSLPIDSVPPTSITPQLKKPSTRQQTRWEWNLSFAPDFLLANLQPFYRPGVSIGMGINYQLSPNWAIRTGLLYNYTPVYESGQTYLYKPSPNLPAYNTLELKQVKGSLHIFEVPLAVRYTAKPSNKISFLGSVGLSSLFFLKQKLTYDLLLNGNTPLLWNSENDSDDFGESHILSNLVVGTGISIKTKRSAVIEIEPVFKLPLEELGEGHNRLGTIAIYLHLKQPIFKQKK; encoded by the coding sequence ATGGATAAATTTTACTCTAATTCATTTGACAATTCGGTTAAATCGGCTTTTGAAAAAGCAGATAATGAATTGAAAAGTTCTGGCAACTGGGATGCAATGCATCAGGTACTTGATAGGGAAATGCCTGTTGACAAAAAGAAAAGAAGATTTTTCTTCTGGTTTGTAATAGTTGGTTTGTTAGTGGGGACGGTATTTGGATATCAAAACTGGGAAACCAATAAAGAAGATAAAAAAGCGGCTATTAAAGTAGAAGAAAAGTCTATTCAAGTAGAGAATAACACATTACGTTCTATTGAAACGCAAACCTCGGAAAGTAACCTTGGTTCTAGTGAAACGAACCATTCAGGTAAAATCTCTGGTTCTAATGAAAAGCCAAATTCAATTGTAACAGAAAAATTAAATCACCTAAAAAACGGTATTCATAAAACGATTTCAAATAACAAACAAAGTGTTGATACCCTGTACATTCTTGAAAAGGAAAATACGGTGACAAATAATGATAAAAATGTAGCGAATAAGGAAAACGATACGCTGGTAACCTCGCTTCCCATAGATTCAGTTCCTCCTACTTCTATTACCCCACAACTAAAAAAGCCATCAACTAGGCAACAAACCAGATGGGAATGGAATCTCTCTTTTGCACCTGACTTTTTATTGGCCAATTTACAGCCATTTTACCGTCCAGGTGTAAGTATAGGTATGGGCATCAATTATCAACTTTCACCCAACTGGGCTATTAGAACTGGCTTGCTATACAATTATACTCCTGTTTATGAATCAGGACAGACTTATTTATACAAGCCTTCTCCTAATTTACCCGCCTACAATACACTTGAATTAAAACAAGTCAAAGGAAGCCTTCACATTTTTGAAGTTCCACTGGCAGTTCGATATACGGCGAAGCCGAGCAATAAAATTTCTTTCCTTGGTTCTGTCGGTCTTTCTTCACTGTTTTTTCTGAAACAGAAGCTTACATATGACTTACTACTCAATGGGAATACTCCTTTATTATGGAATAGTGAAAACGATTCAGATGATTTTGGTGAGTCTCATATCCTAAGCAATTTGGTGGTTGGCACTGGTATTTCAATTAAAACCAAACGAAGTGCCGTTATTGAAATTGAGCCAGTATTCAAACTTCCCTTGGAGGAACTAGGAGAGGGTCACAATCGACTGGGAACCATCGCCATTTATCTTCATCTAAAACAGCCAATTTTTAAGCAAAAAAAATAA
- a CDS encoding adenylate kinase — protein MFNIILFGPPGSGKGTQSEKLIQKYGLKHLSTGDLLRSEIARQTPLGLEAKNLMDKGQLVPDEVVIGMISSALEANPEAKGFLFDGFPRTTAQSEALDKLLKLKQTEIGVLLALDVSEEELVKRLLNRGLTSGRSDDTNETVIRARIVEYKDKTTVVANYYEQFDKVVKIPGEGTVEEIFSNLCSEIDKRMS, from the coding sequence ATGTTCAACATTATTTTATTCGGTCCTCCCGGAAGTGGAAAAGGTACGCAGAGTGAGAAACTGATTCAGAAATATGGCCTGAAACACCTATCTACCGGAGACCTTCTACGCAGTGAAATTGCCAGACAAACCCCATTGGGATTAGAAGCCAAAAACTTAATGGACAAGGGCCAGCTGGTTCCGGACGAAGTTGTTATAGGTATGATCTCTTCTGCACTTGAGGCCAATCCTGAAGCAAAGGGCTTTTTATTTGATGGTTTTCCAAGAACAACTGCCCAAAGTGAGGCTTTGGATAAGCTTTTGAAGCTAAAACAAACCGAAATAGGGGTTCTCCTTGCATTGGATGTTTCTGAAGAAGAACTGGTAAAACGCTTATTAAACCGTGGATTAACCAGCGGAAGAAGCGATGATACCAATGAAACAGTCATCAGAGCAAGAATTGTTGAATACAAAGACAAAACAACCGTAGTGGCTAATTACTACGAACAGTTCGATAAAGTGGTTAAAATACCAGGCGAAGGTACCGTAGAAGAAATTTTTTCAAATCTTTGCAGCGAAATCGATAAAAGAATGTCTTAA
- a CDS encoding c-type cytochrome codes for MRKPLSILFLFFISLFSACYYDKAELVYPAAANCDTANVKFSSTLLPILNASCNSCHGGNAAAGAGIILDTYNGVKASVNGGRFMNSILQNGQASAMPKGGGKLSTCDISKFQAWINAGMLNN; via the coding sequence ATGCGAAAACCTCTTTCAATACTTTTCTTGTTTTTCATTTCCCTGTTCAGCGCTTGTTATTATGACAAAGCAGAATTGGTATATCCTGCTGCAGCTAATTGTGATACAGCCAATGTGAAATTTTCTTCAACACTGCTCCCCATATTGAATGCATCCTGCAATAGTTGTCATGGAGGCAATGCAGCTGCAGGAGCTGGTATTATCTTAGATACTTATAATGGCGTAAAAGCCTCTGTTAATGGCGGTCGCTTTATGAACTCCATCTTACAGAATGGTCAGGCTTCGGCAATGCCAAAGGGCGGCGGGAAATTGTCTACCTGTGATATTTCAAAATTTCAGGCCTGGATTAATGCGGGCATGTTAAATAATTAA
- a CDS encoding enoyl-CoA hydratase/isomerase family protein: MIEHIKEGYVKVEREHGIATIEFFHPQSNSLPGKILDALAKEIYSEGLNKETKVIVLRSAGEKVFCSGASFDELAAIKNEAEGLAFFSGFAKVINAMRTCGKIIIARIQGKCIGGGVGLAAAADYAIACEGADVKLSELAVGIGPFVVGPAVERKIGLSAFSQLTIDAVTFRPADWARRKSLYAELHPDVAGMDESIIRLSTTLSQSNPDALKELKNIFWKGTEHWDELLKERAGISGRLILSEHSKAFIQRFKLKLS, encoded by the coding sequence ATGATTGAACACATTAAAGAAGGGTATGTAAAAGTAGAGCGAGAGCACGGCATTGCAACGATTGAGTTTTTTCATCCGCAAAGCAATTCTTTACCTGGTAAAATTTTAGATGCTCTGGCAAAAGAAATTTATAGTGAAGGATTAAATAAAGAAACTAAAGTAATTGTACTGCGTTCAGCTGGAGAAAAAGTATTTTGTTCTGGCGCTTCCTTTGACGAATTAGCAGCAATTAAAAATGAAGCAGAGGGTCTTGCATTTTTTAGTGGCTTTGCTAAAGTAATCAATGCTATGCGTACCTGCGGCAAAATCATTATTGCACGTATTCAGGGAAAATGTATTGGGGGTGGAGTTGGTCTGGCTGCTGCAGCAGACTATGCTATAGCCTGCGAAGGTGCCGATGTAAAACTGAGTGAATTGGCGGTAGGCATTGGTCCATTTGTAGTGGGGCCTGCCGTAGAAAGAAAGATAGGTTTGTCTGCTTTTTCTCAATTGACCATAGATGCGGTTACTTTCAGACCTGCAGATTGGGCTAGAAGAAAAAGCTTGTATGCAGAACTGCATCCAGATGTAGCCGGCATGGATGAATCCATCATCAGACTATCTACTACGCTATCTCAATCCAATCCGGATGCGTTAAAGGAATTAAAAAATATTTTCTGGAAAGGAACAGAACACTGGGATGAATTGCTAAAAGAAAGAGCTGGCATTAGTGGGCGCCTTATATTAAGCGAACACAGCAAAGCATTTATTCAGAGATTCAAACTGAAATTGTCCTAA
- a CDS encoding DUF5690 family protein: MSGLYLSVERMPLKNNSILANSSFKTGIYAAIVAFLSYTMIFGFRKSFTVCTFDGMAFWGLGYKTLLVLSQMLGYLMAKFYGIKFIAELKRMGRNKIVLTLVGISWLAWLLFALVPAPFNIVFLFMNGFPLGMLWGVIFSYIEGRKTTDFIGAALAVSFIFSSGFVKSVGGWLMVEWHVSEFWVPFLTGLVFALPLLLFIYLMEQIPPPTEEDIALRMNRTPMCAADRKKFIQHFLPGIVAAVIIYAFATIFRDIRDNFSADMWKEMGYLNQPAIFSKTETPITLVILVLIGSMVLIKNSFKAFMLSHVFILLGFIVAGLSTWLFSNGGIAPIWWMTLVGLGLYMVYIPFNAVYFERMIAAFQFTGNAGFLIYVADSFGYLGSVSVLLSKEIFKVQLNWVHFFSNSVMGLSVAGVMITGYSMFYFYRKKQTTI, encoded by the coding sequence ATGAGTGGCTTATATTTATCGGTAGAAAGAATGCCATTGAAAAACAATTCCATCCTTGCCAACAGCAGTTTTAAAACAGGTATCTACGCTGCCATTGTTGCATTTTTAAGTTATACCATGATTTTTGGTTTTCGCAAATCCTTTACTGTTTGCACTTTCGACGGAATGGCATTCTGGGGGTTGGGGTATAAAACCCTGTTAGTGTTAAGCCAGATGCTGGGATATTTAATGGCCAAGTTTTACGGAATCAAATTCATTGCTGAACTCAAGAGAATGGGTCGTAATAAAATAGTACTGACACTGGTTGGTATTTCATGGCTGGCCTGGTTGCTGTTTGCACTCGTTCCTGCTCCTTTCAATATTGTATTCCTGTTCATGAACGGGTTTCCATTGGGTATGTTATGGGGTGTCATTTTTTCTTATATCGAGGGGAGAAAAACCACCGATTTTATAGGAGCGGCACTGGCAGTTAGCTTTATTTTTTCTTCTGGTTTTGTAAAATCAGTTGGAGGCTGGCTGATGGTTGAATGGCATGTATCCGAGTTCTGGGTTCCTTTTCTGACTGGGCTGGTTTTTGCGCTGCCTTTGTTGTTATTTATTTATTTGATGGAACAAATACCTCCGCCAACAGAGGAAGACATTGCCTTGCGCATGAACCGTACACCCATGTGTGCAGCAGACAGAAAAAAATTTATTCAGCATTTTTTACCGGGTATTGTGGCAGCAGTTATCATTTATGCATTCGCTACAATTTTCAGAGATATCAGAGATAATTTCAGTGCAGACATGTGGAAGGAAATGGGCTATTTAAATCAACCCGCCATATTTTCTAAAACTGAAACGCCCATTACATTGGTCATACTGGTGTTAATTGGCAGCATGGTGCTGATCAAAAATAGTTTTAAAGCATTTATGTTGTCGCATGTATTTATCCTACTGGGCTTTATTGTTGCGGGATTAAGCACCTGGTTATTCAGCAATGGAGGAATAGCCCCAATTTGGTGGATGACCTTGGTAGGACTGGGATTGTACATGGTTTATATACCTTTTAATGCAGTGTACTTTGAACGCATGATTGCTGCTTTTCAATTTACCGGCAATGCAGGTTTCTTGATTTATGTAGCCGACTCTTTCGGATACTTAGGAAGTGTGAGTGTTTTGCTGAGCAAGGAGATTTTTAAAGTGCAATTGAACTGGGTGCATTTCTTTTCGAATAGTGTAATGGGATTATCGGTAGCAGGAGTTATGATTACGGGTTATTCGATGTTTTACTTTTACCGGAAAAAACAGACAACAATTTAA
- a CDS encoding RNA polymerase sigma factor produces the protein MGLTEGQIKHLIDGCRKNDRQCQRQLYDWMYGYAVSVCTRYASEFTQVDDLVLDGFMRVFKNIEQFNLAQYSLNSASFKGWAKKVLINNCINYNKKFSASNNTLDNQYENNSALEQEMETSVLNSISYKEIIELVMKLPPAYKTVFCLHVVDGFTHEEIAGILGINEGTSKSNLSKAKKHLQNLLNRKKGLNG, from the coding sequence TTGGGTTTAACAGAAGGGCAAATCAAGCATCTTATTGATGGCTGTCGAAAAAATGATCGGCAATGCCAGAGGCAACTCTATGACTGGATGTATGGCTATGCTGTTTCCGTATGCACAAGATATGCTTCAGAATTCACTCAAGTAGATGATTTGGTTTTAGATGGATTCATGAGGGTTTTTAAAAATATTGAACAGTTTAATTTGGCTCAGTACAGTCTTAATTCGGCATCATTTAAGGGCTGGGCAAAGAAAGTATTGATTAATAACTGTATCAATTATAATAAAAAATTTTCTGCGTCCAACAATACGCTGGATAATCAGTATGAAAACAATTCAGCGTTAGAGCAAGAAATGGAGACAAGTGTTCTTAATTCCATTAGCTATAAAGAAATTATTGAATTAGTGATGAAGCTGCCACCCGCCTATAAAACTGTTTTTTGTTTGCATGTAGTGGATGGTTTTACGCATGAAGAAATCGCTGGTATTTTAGGTATCAATGAAGGCACATCTAAATCCAATCTTTCTAAGGCAAAGAAGCATTTACAAAATTTATTAAACCGGAAAAAAGGACTGAATGGATAA